In Rutidosis leptorrhynchoides isolate AG116_Rl617_1_P2 chromosome 6, CSIRO_AGI_Rlap_v1, whole genome shotgun sequence, the DNA window TGTGGAATCTGTTGTAGTCAATTTCGCAATTGCATCGACCGCTCTATTCATGCCGGAGGTCGAAAATCTCACTCTTTTTTCAATAGTGTCAGTGATTTTAGTTACAACTTCACAAGTAGCCGTTGCATCGCAATCCCTAAATTTTAGATTTCTTGTGAATAGAAAACACTTGCTCTTTATACTTCGCTAGTTTCCTCTTCTTTTTCCCCTCCAAGTCAATAGGATCAACCGATCTTGATGACCCATCAATTTATCTTAGCAGTGAAAATCGATGAGATTTGTTTGGTGAAAATAGTGTCGTTAAAATTGAGACTGTAACCTAATTTTAtagttaaaattttatatttttacaagaacACCACATTCATTAATGTTTACGAGGGTGTGCTAAATTAATAGTTTCTAGACTACCGTAGCCCAAACCATACAAAGTACGAAGTCTCTATGGAATAATAATTGCAGATTAAGGTTGTAAAGTGCTTGTTCACGCATAGCAAATTGGTTGTACCAAATTATGGGTTATATACTTATATGCATCATGCTCAGAACGTTTGTTTGTGCGTGTGTTTTTCCGTGGATGCTGCTATTGGTTTTTAGTTCAATTGTATCTTTTAAAAGGGGACCTGTCCCTATATGAACTTAGTTAACAGTTTTATTCTTAATGATTTATGAAAACAGCAATCAACATATAGTCTTGTGATGTTTTTTTGGTTTCTTTTATTAGGTTCATGATAGTTTGCAGCGCATACTTGAAAGAAAGCTTGTTAATTTCATTGAGTGGGGCCCTGCTAGCGTTCAGGTATGTTTCATAATGGCACTTATATATTACAACTAACATCTTTGTTCTATCTTTCTATTGATTTTTTCCCATTTTACTTATGAGACAGGTTGCTCTCTCAAGAAAGTCTCCATATGTTCAAACTGCCCACAGGGTGAGTCTTCTATTAATCTCGCAAAAATATTTTTCTGCGTTTCTTTAATTGTGATGAATAGAAAGATTATGAAATTCCCGTTCTTGTATATTTTTTAGGTAAGTGGGCTAATGTTAGCAAGTTACACTGGTATATGTTTTGTGAGATACTCTGAAATATATCAGTTTTGTTTATCACTTTAATTTGAACGTTGTACAGGACAATGATCTTTCAGAATTCGATAAATCCAATGACATAATTGAGAGTTCAGTTGATGAATATAAGGCCTGTAAATCCCCAGATtatatatgtagcgaccccgacaaatcgtcaagtgacggcgtcggctacgtggatcccattacctgattataagtctttaagataacgtttgaccaaaatatgtcgccttcatttcaaaataaagcttgtttcaaagtttacaagaattgttcaaccaaaagttaagttacaacgttatagatacgattgaaatctaggcgacacggtttaaagtaaagtcaaaagacgctccatgaaatgcatgtatactcgacatccaatgcaagtatcaaataatgagcggaagcatgtatcatgtatcgttcaaggacctgagaaaaacatagaaatctgtcaacgaaaacgttggtgaaatcataggtttaagtaagtaagtacaagtgaaccacaagatttgcatcaatgaaataatagtaatacattccaaaagtttgtttcacgagcacccaattatcaaagcttaacattccttccattgtataccccatcacttagtgctagaacaaacactgattctcgaaaatatatttcatccgtagacggtagcgaaccgtcaaggatgagggttgtcaacccatatggccatataacataagttctcgcttacacccggcaagtgtaactaatgataatcgaattgaggattttgttctaaactcgtatgtagaatgtttgttttcccgttcttgtgttcacttagttcaaaagaatcgtttatgttttctcatcccaaatataagttcaaaaagagtaaaagtgggactatgatctcaccttgagtgcaagagttaataaagtacttcaacaagtagacgcgtgcaaagacaaagctagtcttgacctaaacatataggttgtatcaataacggtaaacacgataggtcaaagatgttcaattagtcctatggctcgttaagactcgatcataatagcatgtgaatcaaattgtcatgtttcatgcaaggtacaagtataaaaacatgttagaacgattgcacaaatatttggttaagtttgattaaaagtcaaactttggtcggtcaaagtcaacgaaagtcaacacgttcgggtcgggttccgaactatttttctaagcttagaagtcatatatgagcatgttggccaagttacatgttaatcggaggtgcgtagcatagcaaacatttttcgaaatttgacaaaataggtcagaatctgaccacggcatatgccgcgccgcggccagatgtgtcgcgccgcgacataacacgtggtctggcacctggtcagtttcaaggttcaagtcttggtcaaaacttcaaataaccataaaacgcaaaccgtaaacaactagaagacgtatcttataccgttggaaagctcttttgacaaggaacacaactaagcacttatcatcaaacgacaacatcatttacaatagccgaaaactcatcaagtgatcattaaacgttcatttcaaggtttcaagttcatcaaatgcaatttgagtttcgggaaaccaattcacacatatgatatgccgttttgaaggtaatggagcatacattacaactaaacactaacaattaacattccatggcattcaagcatccaaaaattcatgtcaagaaccatcaaaccctagtcaagaatcacaaaatcattaatcatgtttttgaagttttacaaatcaacctacacatcaaaatgaagctagtgatactagtaacacaattaaaacatgcactttaacaatctaacaacattaactcatccaaaatcaaggattaagcacacccatcttaagttcatgctagttactccaaaaacaacaaatcgagcaaaccaaacatatattcatgttagactcgagccatagacactaactaacaccatttcaaatcaaaaaacacgaatttagagaaatctagagttttagaaatgttacccaaacgagatgaagttggtatcaaattgtagaggatgaagagaggattccaaatatgtaatcggatttgttgtgagcttccaagattgaatttagatgatgaatgaatggaatgggtttgtgtgtgtgttcttgagatggagagaaaa includes these proteins:
- the LOC139853355 gene encoding tubulin gamma-1 chain-like, yielding MLNRLHLHLLLLVMVHDSLQRILERKLVNFIEWGPASVQVALSRKSPYVQTAHRDNDLSEFDKSNDIIESSVDEYKACKSPDYIKWGMEDPDHILTGEGSGTGTVDPRVAM